Proteins from one Streptomyces genisteinicus genomic window:
- the cysC gene encoding adenylyl-sulfate kinase, translating to MSDERTPQENDVTGATVWLTGLPSAGKTTIAHELAALLRAEGRQVELLDGDEIREFLSAGLGFGREDRHTNVQRIGFVAELLASNGVLVLVPVIAPYADSRDAVRKRHQQEGTAYVEVHVATPVEVCSVRDVKGLYAKQAAGEISGLTGVDDPYEEPESPDLRIAAQDCSAARAADSVLALLTERGLL from the coding sequence ATGAGCGACGAACGGACCCCCCAGGAGAACGACGTGACCGGAGCCACCGTCTGGCTCACCGGCCTGCCGAGTGCCGGAAAGACCACCATCGCCCACGAGCTCGCGGCCCTGCTGCGCGCCGAGGGCCGGCAGGTCGAGCTGCTCGACGGCGACGAGATCCGCGAGTTCCTCTCCGCGGGCCTCGGCTTCGGCCGCGAGGACCGGCACACCAACGTGCAGCGCATCGGGTTCGTCGCCGAACTCCTCGCGTCCAACGGCGTGCTGGTGCTCGTCCCCGTCATCGCGCCGTACGCGGACAGCCGCGACGCCGTCCGCAAGCGGCACCAGCAGGAGGGCACCGCCTACGTGGAGGTCCATGTGGCCACCCCCGTCGAGGTCTGCTCGGTACGTGATGTGAAGGGGCTGTACGCCAAGCAGGCCGCGGGCGAGATCAGCGGGCTCACCGGGGTCGACGACCCCTACGAGGAGCCCGAGTCGCCCGACCTGCGCATCGCCGCCCAGGACTGCTCGGCCGCCCGGGCCGCCGACTCCGTCCTCGCCCTCCTCACGGAAAGGGGTCTGCTGTGA
- a CDS encoding GNAT family N-acetyltransferase: MSITVTTWSLEQTSPADQRPASAPEGDVRVERAEVPSPEFSRFLYTAVGGDVLWTDRLGMTYAEWEKWLARPGVETWVAYDRGTPAGYVELEAQDGGSVEIVYFGLIPAFRGRRIGGHLLSYGAARAWDLGERRPELGPTRRVWLHTCSKDGPHAMDNYLRRGFRLFDTKTEEEPETVTPGPWPGAGL, encoded by the coding sequence ATGAGCATCACCGTGACCACCTGGTCCCTCGAACAGACCTCGCCCGCCGACCAGCGCCCAGCGTCCGCGCCCGAGGGGGACGTACGCGTCGAGCGGGCCGAGGTGCCCTCGCCCGAGTTCAGCCGCTTCCTCTACACCGCCGTGGGCGGCGACGTCCTGTGGACCGACCGGCTCGGGATGACGTACGCCGAGTGGGAGAAGTGGCTCGCGCGGCCGGGCGTCGAGACCTGGGTCGCGTACGACCGGGGCACGCCGGCGGGCTACGTCGAACTGGAGGCCCAGGACGGCGGAAGCGTCGAGATCGTCTACTTCGGACTGATCCCGGCCTTCCGCGGGCGGCGCATCGGCGGCCACCTGCTGTCGTACGGCGCGGCCCGCGCGTGGGACCTGGGCGAGCGCCGCCCGGAGCTGGGCCCCACCCGGCGGGTCTGGCTGCACACCTGCTCCAAGGACGGACCGCACGCGATGGACAACTACCTCCGCCGCGGCTTCCGGCTCTTCGACACGAAGACGGAGGAGGAGCCCGAGACCGTCACCCCCGGCCCCTGGCCCGGCGCCGGACTCTGA
- the cysD gene encoding sulfate adenylyltransferase subunit CysD encodes MTTSVDVVSGTDSPYALSHLDALESEAVHIFREVAGEFERPVILFSGGKDSIVMLHLALKAFAPAPVPFTLLHVDTGHNFPEVLQYRDRTVTEHGLRLHVASVQDYIDRGVLRERPDGTRNPLQTVPLTEAIQQHRFDAVFGGGRRDEEKARAKERVFSLRDEFSQWDPRRQRPELWQLYNGRHAPGEHVRVFPLSNWTELDVWQYIQRERIELPEIYFAHEREVFKRSGMWLTAGEWGGPKAGEETEKRLVRYRTVGDMSCTGAVDSDATTLDAVITEIAASRLTERGATRADDKMSEAAMEDRKREGYF; translated from the coding sequence GTGACGACCAGCGTCGACGTCGTGAGCGGCACCGACAGCCCGTACGCCCTGTCCCATCTGGACGCCCTGGAGTCCGAGGCGGTGCACATCTTCCGCGAGGTCGCGGGCGAGTTCGAGCGGCCGGTGATCCTGTTCTCCGGCGGCAAGGACTCGATCGTGATGCTGCACCTGGCGCTGAAGGCGTTCGCGCCCGCGCCGGTTCCCTTCACGCTGCTGCACGTGGACACCGGGCACAACTTCCCCGAGGTGCTCCAGTACCGGGACAGGACGGTGACCGAGCACGGGCTGCGGCTGCATGTCGCGTCGGTGCAGGACTACATCGACCGCGGTGTGCTGCGCGAGCGCCCGGACGGCACCCGCAACCCGCTGCAGACAGTGCCGCTGACCGAGGCGATCCAGCAGCACCGCTTCGACGCCGTCTTCGGCGGCGGGCGGCGCGACGAGGAGAAGGCGCGCGCCAAGGAGCGGGTGTTCTCGCTGCGCGACGAGTTCTCCCAGTGGGACCCGCGCCGCCAGCGCCCGGAGCTGTGGCAGCTCTACAACGGGCGTCACGCGCCCGGTGAGCACGTGCGGGTCTTCCCGCTGTCCAACTGGACCGAGCTCGACGTCTGGCAGTACATCCAGCGGGAGCGCATCGAGCTGCCGGAGATCTACTTCGCCCACGAGCGCGAGGTCTTCAAGCGCTCCGGCATGTGGCTGACCGCCGGCGAGTGGGGCGGCCCGAAGGCGGGCGAGGAGACCGAGAAGCGGCTGGTGCGCTACCGCACCGTCGGCGACATGTCCTGCACCGGCGCCGTCGACTCCGACGCCACCACGCTCGACGCCGTCATCACCGAGATCGCCGCCTCCCGGCTGACCGAACGGGGCGCCACCCGCGCCGACGACAAAATGTCCGAGGCCGCGATGGAAGACCGCAAGCGCGAAGGGTACTTCTAG
- a CDS encoding phosphoadenylyl-sulfate reductase, producing the protein MTATQTDHDLKSLAEQAGRDLEDASALEILTWAAGVFGEEFCVTSSMEDAVVAHLASRAMPGVDVVFLDTGYHFEETIGTRDAVDAVMDVNVITLTPRQTVAQQDAEYGPRLHDRDPDLCCALRKVAPLRDGLTAYRAWATGLRRDESPTRANTPVVGWDEKRRKVKVSPIARWTQDDVDAYVAEHGVLTNPLLMDGYASVGCAPCTRRVLEGEDARAGRWAGRGKTECGLHG; encoded by the coding sequence ATGACGGCCACACAGACCGATCACGACCTCAAGTCCCTGGCCGAGCAGGCGGGCCGTGACCTGGAGGACGCCTCGGCGCTCGAGATCCTCACCTGGGCGGCCGGCGTCTTCGGCGAGGAGTTCTGCGTCACCTCCTCCATGGAGGACGCGGTCGTCGCCCACCTCGCCTCCCGCGCCATGCCCGGCGTGGACGTCGTCTTCCTCGACACCGGCTACCACTTCGAGGAGACCATCGGCACCCGCGACGCCGTGGACGCGGTGATGGACGTCAACGTCATCACCCTCACCCCCCGGCAGACCGTCGCCCAGCAGGACGCCGAGTACGGCCCGAGGCTGCACGACCGCGACCCCGACCTGTGCTGCGCGCTGCGCAAGGTCGCCCCGCTCCGGGACGGCCTCACCGCCTACCGGGCCTGGGCCACCGGCCTGCGCCGCGACGAGTCGCCGACCCGGGCGAACACCCCCGTCGTCGGCTGGGACGAGAAGCGGCGCAAGGTCAAGGTGTCCCCGATCGCCCGCTGGACGCAGGACGACGTCGACGCCTACGTCGCCGAGCACGGCGTGCTCACCAATCCCCTGCTCATGGACGGGTACGCCTCCGTCGGCTGCGCCCCCTGCACCCGACGGGTGCTGGAGGGCGAGGACGCCCGGGCCGGCCGCTGGGCCGGGCGCGGCAAGACCGAATGCGGGCTGCACGGCTGA
- a CDS encoding putative leader peptide, producing MSSTGIALVSRRHVDLGRMSSAICPAG from the coding sequence ATGTCCAGCACTGGAATTGCCTTGGTGAGTCGGCGGCACGTCGACCTCGGCCGCATGTCCAGCGCCATCTGTCCGGCCGGCTGA
- a CDS encoding nitrite/sulfite reductase, which translates to MAATPEKPVSAASRRKTGRHRGEGQWAMGHHTPLNGNEQTKKDDDGLNVRTRIETIYAHRGFDSIDGADLRGRMRWWGLYTQRKPGIDGGKTAILEPEELDDEFFMLRVRIDGGRLTTEQLRVIGEISQEFARGTADLTDRQNVQYHWIRIEDVPEIWRRLEAVGLSTTEACGDTPRTILGSPVAGIAEDEIVDGTPAIDEIHRRFIGNKDFSNLPRKFKTAISGSPLLDVAHEINDIAFVGVEHPEHGPGFDLWVGGGLSTNPKLGVRLGAWVPLDEVPDAWEGVISIFRDYGYRRLRNRARLKFLVADWGAEKFRQVLEDEYLKRKLVDGPAPEQPVEHWRDHVGVHRQQDGRFYVGFAPRVGRVDGTTLTKIAELAAAHGSGRLRTTVEQKMIVLDVTEDQVDSLVSGLEALDLQVKPSPFRRGTMACTGIEFCKLAIVETKARGSSLIDELERRLPEFDEPLTININGCPNACARIQVADIGLKGQLVLDDEGNQVEGYQVHLGGALGLDPAFGRKVRGLKVTSAELPDYVERVLTRFQAEREDGERFATWAARASEEALS; encoded by the coding sequence ATGGCCGCCACCCCGGAAAAGCCCGTCTCCGCCGCGTCCCGTCGCAAGACCGGACGCCACCGTGGCGAGGGTCAGTGGGCCATGGGCCACCACACCCCGCTCAACGGCAACGAGCAGACCAAGAAGGACGACGACGGTCTCAATGTGCGGACACGCATTGAGACGATCTACGCCCACCGCGGCTTCGACTCGATCGACGGCGCCGACCTGCGCGGCCGGATGCGCTGGTGGGGCCTGTACACCCAGCGCAAGCCCGGGATCGACGGCGGCAAGACCGCGATCCTGGAGCCGGAGGAACTGGACGACGAGTTCTTCATGCTCCGGGTGCGCATCGACGGCGGACGGCTGACGACCGAGCAGCTGCGGGTGATCGGCGAGATCTCCCAGGAGTTCGCGCGGGGCACCGCCGACCTCACCGACCGGCAGAACGTCCAGTACCACTGGATCCGCATCGAGGACGTGCCCGAGATCTGGCGCCGCCTGGAGGCCGTCGGCCTCTCCACGACCGAGGCATGCGGCGACACGCCGCGGACCATCCTCGGCTCGCCCGTCGCCGGCATCGCCGAGGACGAGATCGTGGACGGCACCCCCGCCATCGACGAGATCCACCGCCGCTTCATCGGCAACAAGGACTTCTCCAACCTGCCGCGCAAGTTCAAGACCGCGATCTCCGGCTCGCCGCTCCTCGACGTGGCCCACGAGATCAACGACATCGCCTTCGTCGGCGTGGAGCACCCGGAGCACGGCCCCGGCTTCGACCTGTGGGTCGGCGGCGGTCTCTCCACCAACCCCAAGCTCGGCGTCCGCCTCGGCGCCTGGGTCCCGCTCGACGAGGTCCCCGACGCCTGGGAAGGCGTCATCTCGATCTTCCGCGACTACGGCTACCGCCGGCTGCGCAACCGCGCGCGCCTGAAGTTCCTGGTCGCCGACTGGGGCGCCGAGAAGTTCCGCCAGGTGCTGGAGGACGAGTACCTGAAGCGGAAGCTGGTCGACGGTCCCGCCCCCGAGCAGCCCGTCGAGCACTGGCGCGACCACGTCGGCGTGCACCGCCAGCAGGACGGCCGCTTCTACGTCGGCTTCGCGCCGCGGGTCGGACGCGTCGACGGCACCACCCTCACCAAGATCGCCGAACTGGCCGCCGCGCACGGCTCCGGCCGGCTCCGCACGACCGTCGAACAGAAGATGATCGTCCTCGACGTCACCGAGGACCAGGTCGACTCCCTCGTCTCCGGGCTGGAGGCGCTGGACCTCCAGGTCAAGCCGTCGCCGTTCCGGCGGGGCACCATGGCGTGCACCGGCATCGAGTTCTGCAAGCTGGCCATCGTCGAGACCAAGGCCCGCGGCTCCTCCCTCATCGACGAACTGGAGCGCAGGCTGCCCGAGTTCGACGAGCCGCTCACCATCAACATCAACGGCTGCCCCAACGCCTGCGCCCGTATCCAGGTCGCGGACATCGGCCTCAAGGGCCAGCTCGTCCTCGACGACGAGGGCAACCAGGTCGAGGGCTACCAGGTGCACCTCGGCGGCGCCCTGGGCCTGGACCCCGCGTTCGGCCGCAAGGTCCGCGGTCTGAAGGTCACCTCGGCCGAGCTGCCGGACTACGTCGAGCGGGTGCTCACGCGCTTCCAGGCGGAGCGCGAGGACGGCGAGCGGTTCGCCACCTGGGCCGCCCGCGCCTCCGAGGAGGCCCTGTCATGA
- a CDS encoding ABC transporter permease: protein MASTDTPAKATGRNDDLAGLEAGLDALDAVRVDRTPVSEVLVKKVLPPLIAVALVIVAWQLLVWAEVTEDYKLPAPSAVWDSVAEMWLKGTLLEVVWTSVSRGLLGFLLALAIGTPLGLLVARVKFVRAAIGPILSGLQSLPSVAWVPPAVIWLGLNDQMMFAVILLGAVPSIANGLVSGVDQVPPLFLRAGRTLGATGLKGTWHIVLPAALPGYVAGLKQGWAFSWRSLMAAEIIASSPDLGLGLGQLLENGRNNADMPGVFLAIILILVVGIAIDLLIFSPLERWVLRSRGLLVKS from the coding sequence ATGGCCAGCACTGACACGCCCGCGAAGGCCACGGGCAGGAACGACGACCTCGCCGGTCTGGAGGCGGGGCTCGACGCGCTGGACGCGGTGCGGGTCGACCGCACCCCGGTGAGCGAGGTGCTGGTCAAGAAGGTCCTGCCGCCGCTGATCGCCGTGGCGCTGGTGATCGTCGCCTGGCAGCTGCTCGTCTGGGCGGAGGTCACCGAGGACTACAAGCTGCCGGCGCCGTCCGCGGTGTGGGACAGCGTCGCCGAGATGTGGCTGAAGGGGACGCTCCTGGAGGTCGTGTGGACCAGCGTCTCGCGCGGTCTGCTCGGCTTCCTGCTGGCCCTTGCCATCGGCACGCCGCTGGGTCTGCTGGTGGCGCGGGTGAAGTTCGTCAGGGCGGCCATCGGCCCGATCCTGAGCGGACTCCAGTCGCTGCCCTCGGTCGCCTGGGTGCCGCCGGCCGTCATCTGGCTCGGCCTGAACGACCAGATGATGTTCGCGGTCATCCTGCTGGGCGCGGTGCCTTCGATCGCCAACGGACTGGTGTCCGGCGTCGACCAGGTCCCGCCGCTCTTCCTGCGGGCCGGCCGCACCCTCGGTGCGACGGGGCTCAAGGGCACCTGGCACATCGTGCTGCCCGCCGCGCTCCCCGGCTACGTCGCGGGGCTCAAGCAGGGCTGGGCGTTCTCCTGGCGCTCGCTGATGGCGGCGGAGATCATCGCCTCCTCCCCCGACCTCGGCCTGGGCCTCGGCCAGCTGCTGGAGAACGGCCGCAACAACGCGGACATGCCCGGGGTGTTCCTCGCGATCATCCTCATCCTCGTCGTCGGCATCGCGATCGACCTGCTGATCTTCAGTCCGCTGGAGCGGTGGGTGCTGCGCAGCCGCGGCCTGCTGGTGAAGAGCTGA
- a CDS encoding sirohydrochlorin chelatase, which yields MTHRPVLLVVAHGSRDPRHAATVHALVRRVRSLRPGLRVETGFLDFNAPSVPRVLERLAADGARDVVALPLLLTRAFHAKADIPAVLRSAPSSLRIGRAGVLGPSPLLLSAVRRRLFEAGLGPADMSSTGVVLASAGSTDPEAIAVIAETARELRHTGWCAVRPAFASAVSSGGFPRTEDAVRALRAEGCDRVAVAPYVIAPGRLPDRIAEGARDADVLAAVLGPSPELAELMLRRFDEAAVPARLAATA from the coding sequence ATGACACACCGTCCCGTCCTGCTCGTCGTCGCCCACGGCAGCCGCGACCCGCGGCACGCCGCGACCGTGCACGCCCTGGTCCGGCGGGTGCGCTCGCTGCGGCCGGGGCTGCGCGTGGAGACCGGTTTCCTGGACTTCAACGCGCCGTCGGTGCCGCGGGTCCTGGAGCGGCTGGCGGCCGACGGGGCACGTGACGTGGTGGCGCTGCCGCTGCTGCTGACCCGTGCCTTCCACGCGAAGGCGGACATCCCGGCGGTGCTGCGCTCGGCGCCCTCGTCCCTGCGGATCGGCCGGGCCGGGGTGCTCGGCCCGTCCCCCCTGCTGCTGTCCGCGGTGCGGCGGCGGCTGTTCGAGGCCGGGCTGGGCCCGGCCGACATGAGCTCGACCGGCGTCGTGCTGGCGTCGGCGGGCTCCACCGACCCGGAGGCGATCGCAGTGATCGCCGAAACAGCGCGGGAGCTGCGGCACACCGGTTGGTGCGCCGTGCGGCCTGCGTTCGCCTCCGCTGTCTCCTCCGGCGGCTTCCCCCGCACCGAGGACGCGGTCCGCGCGCTGCGGGCGGAGGGTTGCGACCGCGTCGCGGTCGCCCCGTACGTGATCGCCCCGGGCAGGCTGCCGGACCGGATCGCCGAGGGCGCCCGGGACGCGGACGTGCTCGCCGCCGTCCTCGGCCCGTCGCCGGAGCTGGCGGAGCTGATGCTGCGCCGCTTCGACGAGGCCGCCGTTCCGGCGCGCCTCGCGGCCACGGCCTGA
- a CDS encoding aliphatic sulfonate ABC transporter substrate-binding protein, translating into MHATRTTVRRSLVAVAALPLLAVALTACGYGSEAKDDSVAPAAKGDTIDGLDTVKIGYFPNLTHATALVGHQEGILQKELGGTKLSATTFNAGPSEIEALNAGSIDIGFIGPSPSINGYVKSQGKNLRIVGGSASGGVKLVVNPEKIKTLDDLKGKKIATPQLGNTQDVAFLHWINEKGWKVDAESGKGDVSVVRTENKVTPNAYLSGAIDGAWVPEPTASKLVSDGAKVLLDESTLWPDKKFVITNIIVSQKFLKEHPAVVEAVLRGTVKTNAWINANPDKAKASANAKLEALTGKPLPAEVIDPAWPSIQFIDDPLAATLQAQADHAVSAGFLQKPDLAGIYDLKPLNKVLEAEGKPAVADAGLGVK; encoded by the coding sequence GTGCACGCCACCCGTACCACCGTTCGCCGCAGCCTCGTCGCCGTGGCCGCCCTGCCCCTGCTGGCCGTGGCGCTCACCGCCTGCGGCTACGGATCCGAGGCGAAGGACGACAGTGTCGCTCCCGCCGCCAAGGGTGACACGATCGACGGTCTCGACACCGTGAAGATCGGCTACTTCCCGAACCTCACGCACGCCACCGCCCTGGTCGGCCACCAGGAGGGCATCCTCCAGAAGGAGCTCGGCGGCACCAAGCTGTCGGCGACCACCTTCAACGCCGGACCCTCGGAGATCGAGGCGCTGAACGCCGGCTCCATCGACATCGGCTTCATCGGCCCCTCGCCGTCGATCAACGGCTACGTGAAGTCCCAGGGCAAGAACCTGCGGATCGTCGGCGGCTCCGCCTCCGGCGGCGTCAAGCTGGTCGTCAACCCGGAGAAGATCAAGACCCTCGACGACCTCAAGGGCAAGAAGATCGCCACCCCGCAGCTCGGCAACACGCAGGACGTGGCCTTCCTGCACTGGATCAACGAGAAGGGCTGGAAGGTCGACGCCGAGAGCGGCAAGGGCGACGTCTCCGTGGTCCGCACGGAGAACAAGGTCACCCCGAACGCCTACCTCTCCGGCGCGATCGACGGCGCGTGGGTGCCCGAGCCGACCGCCTCCAAGCTGGTCAGCGACGGCGCGAAGGTGCTGCTCGACGAGTCCACCCTGTGGCCCGACAAGAAGTTCGTGATCACGAACATCATCGTGTCCCAGAAGTTCCTGAAGGAGCACCCGGCCGTGGTCGAGGCAGTGCTGCGCGGCACGGTGAAGACCAACGCGTGGATCAACGCCAACCCGGACAAGGCCAAGGCGTCGGCGAACGCCAAGCTCGAGGCGCTGACCGGCAAGCCGCTCCCGGCCGAGGTCATCGACCCGGCGTGGCCGTCGATCCAGTTCATCGACGACCCGCTGGCGGCGACGCTCCAGGCGCAGGCCGACCACGCGGTGAGCGCCGGGTTCCTCCAGAAGCCCGACCTCGCCGGCATCTACGACCTGAAGCCGCTGAACAAGGTGCTCGAGGCCGAGGGCAAGCCCGCGGTCGCCGATGCCGGGCTCGGCGTCAAGTAA
- a CDS encoding ABC transporter ATP-binding protein — protein MATALAKADDRVSTEHDYAARIGHVSKSFAGPTGSQLVLDDITLDVAPGEFVTLLGASGCGKSTLLNLVAGLDRPSAGSIETPGGRPALMFQEHALFPWLTAGKNIELALRLRGVAKSERRTEAERLLELVRLGGAYGKRVHELSGGMRQRVAMARALAQDSRLLLMDEPFAALDAITRDVLHDELTRIWRETDVSVLFVTHNVREAVRLAQRVVLLSSRPGRIAREWTVDIEQPRRIEDTAVAELSVEITEELRGEIRRHGQH, from the coding sequence ATGGCCACTGCCCTCGCCAAGGCCGACGACCGCGTGAGCACGGAGCACGACTACGCGGCCCGTATCGGGCATGTCTCCAAGTCCTTCGCCGGCCCCACGGGGTCCCAGCTGGTGCTGGACGACATCACCCTCGATGTCGCGCCGGGCGAGTTCGTCACCCTCCTGGGTGCCTCGGGCTGCGGCAAGTCGACACTGCTCAACCTGGTCGCGGGACTCGACCGGCCGTCCGCGGGGTCCATCGAGACCCCCGGCGGCCGGCCGGCCCTGATGTTCCAGGAGCACGCCCTCTTCCCGTGGCTGACCGCGGGCAAGAACATCGAACTCGCCCTGCGCCTGCGGGGCGTCGCCAAGTCCGAACGGCGCACCGAGGCGGAGCGCCTGCTGGAGCTGGTGCGCCTCGGCGGCGCGTACGGCAAGCGGGTGCACGAACTGTCCGGCGGCATGCGCCAGCGCGTGGCGATGGCCCGCGCGCTCGCGCAGGACAGCCGGCTGCTGCTGATGGACGAGCCGTTCGCGGCCCTCGACGCCATCACCCGCGACGTGCTGCACGACGAGCTGACCCGGATCTGGCGGGAGACCGACGTCTCCGTGCTCTTCGTGACGCACAACGTGCGCGAGGCGGTCCGGCTCGCGCAGCGGGTGGTGCTCCTGTCCTCGCGTCCCGGCCGGATCGCCCGGGAGTGGACCGTGGACATCGAGCAGCCGCGACGCATCGAGGACACCGCCGTGGCGGAACTGTCCGTCGAGATCACCGAAGAACTGCGTGGGGAGATCCGCCGACATGGCCAGCACTGA
- a CDS encoding sulfate adenylyltransferase subunit 1 encodes MTSTTEQLAAQLSATTLLRFATAGSVDDGKSTLVGRLLHDSKSVLTDQLEAVEAASRGRGQEAPDLALLTDGLRAEREQGITIDVAYRYFATPRRRFILADTPGHVQYTRNMVTGASTAELTVVLVDARNGVVEQTRRHAAIAALLRVPHVVLAVNKMDLVDYAEPVFAAIAEEFTAYATELGVPEVTAIPISALAGDNVVEPSARMDWYGGPTVLEHLETVPASHDLTGCHARFPVQYVIRPQTAEHPDYRGYAGQIAAGTFRVGEQVTVLPSGRTSTVAGIDLLGEPVDVAWTPQSVTVLLADDIDVSRGDIIVPSGDAPATTQDVRATVCHVADQPLTVGQRVLLKHTTRTVKAIVKGIDSRLTLDDLSQHPEPGRLVANDIGRVTVRTAEPLALDSYADSRRTGSFLLIDPADGTTLAAGMAGDSFAAAAEAPAADDEGWDF; translated from the coding sequence ATGACCAGCACCACCGAGCAGCTCGCCGCCCAGTTGTCGGCGACCACCCTGCTGCGCTTCGCGACCGCCGGTTCCGTCGACGACGGGAAGTCCACCCTGGTCGGACGGCTGCTGCACGACTCCAAGTCGGTCCTCACCGACCAGCTGGAGGCCGTCGAGGCCGCCTCCCGCGGCCGCGGCCAGGAGGCGCCCGACCTGGCGCTGCTCACCGACGGCCTGCGGGCCGAGCGGGAGCAGGGCATCACCATCGACGTCGCCTACCGCTACTTCGCCACCCCGCGCCGCCGGTTCATCCTGGCGGACACCCCGGGGCACGTGCAGTACACCCGCAACATGGTCACCGGCGCCTCCACCGCCGAGCTGACCGTGGTCCTCGTCGACGCCCGCAACGGCGTCGTCGAGCAGACCCGCCGCCACGCGGCCATCGCCGCCCTGCTGCGCGTGCCGCACGTGGTGCTCGCCGTCAACAAGATGGACCTCGTCGACTACGCCGAGCCCGTCTTCGCCGCCATCGCCGAGGAGTTCACGGCGTACGCCACCGAGCTCGGCGTCCCCGAGGTCACCGCCATCCCGATCTCCGCGCTCGCCGGGGACAACGTGGTGGAACCCTCCGCCCGGATGGACTGGTACGGCGGCCCCACCGTCCTGGAGCACCTGGAGACCGTGCCCGCGAGCCACGACCTGACGGGCTGCCACGCCCGCTTCCCCGTGCAGTACGTGATCCGCCCGCAGACCGCCGAACACCCCGACTACCGCGGTTACGCGGGCCAGATCGCCGCCGGCACCTTCCGCGTCGGCGAGCAGGTCACGGTGCTGCCCTCGGGCCGCACCTCGACCGTCGCGGGCATCGACCTGCTGGGCGAGCCGGTGGACGTGGCGTGGACGCCCCAGTCGGTCACCGTCCTGCTGGCGGACGACATCGACGTCTCCCGGGGCGACATCATCGTCCCGAGCGGCGACGCACCGGCCACCACCCAGGACGTCCGCGCGACGGTGTGCCACGTCGCCGACCAGCCGCTCACCGTGGGGCAGCGGGTGCTGCTCAAGCACACCACCCGCACGGTGAAGGCCATCGTCAAGGGCATCGACTCGCGGCTCACGCTCGACGACCTCTCGCAGCACCCCGAGCCCGGCCGCCTGGTCGCCAACGACATCGGCCGCGTCACGGTGCGCACCGCCGAGCCGCTGGCGCTCGACTCGTACGCCGACTCGCGGCGCACCGGCTCCTTCCTGCTGATCGACCCCGCCGACGGGACCACGCTCGCGGCCGGCATGGCGGGCGACTCCTTCGCCGCCGCCGCCGAGGCGCCCGCGGCCGACGACGAGGGCTGGGACTTCTGA